A DNA window from Actinomadura coerulea contains the following coding sequences:
- a CDS encoding lytic polysaccharide monooxygenase auxiliary activity family 9 protein: protein METTPRTKKTPRTKRSRRIAAITAGVGIAPLVAVVIPATSAWAHGYVSAPMSRQAQCAQRIVQCGSIQWEPQSVEGPKGLRSCSGGNAQFAELDNDSKGWRVTTVGQTVTFTWTFTARHRTSNYEYYVGGRRVALVDGMNQQPPSTVSHSVNLGGVTGRQKVLAIWNIADTANAFYACVDVNVQ, encoded by the coding sequence ATGGAAACCACCCCCCGCACCAAGAAGACCCCCCGCACCAAGCGCTCCCGCAGGATCGCCGCCATCACGGCGGGCGTCGGGATCGCCCCGCTCGTCGCCGTGGTGATCCCGGCGACCTCGGCCTGGGCCCACGGATACGTCTCGGCGCCGATGAGCCGGCAGGCCCAGTGCGCGCAGCGCATCGTCCAGTGCGGCTCCATCCAGTGGGAGCCGCAGAGCGTCGAGGGCCCGAAGGGCCTGCGCAGCTGCAGCGGCGGAAACGCGCAGTTCGCCGAGCTCGACAACGACAGCAAGGGCTGGCGGGTCACCACCGTCGGCCAGACGGTGACCTTCACCTGGACGTTCACCGCCCGGCACCGCACCTCGAACTACGAGTACTACGTCGGCGGCCGGCGCGTCGCCCTGGTCGACGGCATGAACCAGCAGCCCCCGTCCACCGTCTCGCACTCGGTCAACCTCGGCGGCGTCACCGGCCGGCAGAAGGTGCTGGCGATCTGGAACATCGCCGACACGGCCAACGCCTTCTACGCCTGCGTCGACGTGAACGTCCAGTGA
- a CDS encoding GMC family oxidoreductase codes for MDRSADYVVVGAGSAGCVLARRLAESGASVVLVEAGGPDRTPLVRKPGLIAVFHNVPQLKKRLDWGFYSAPQKNALDRKIPQVRGRVLGGSGSINGMLFVRGHRRNYDDWAAEGCTGWGFDDVLDSYRRMENWEDGSSDLRGAGGPIQVTRQRDLTSASEAFIEAVVQTAGVKRNDDYNGAEQEGVGVFQQSVADGLRYSSSVGYLDDHGLPNLKVLTNVAVRRVVIEKGRATGVEVAGKKGKATIRASREVVLSAGAFGSPHLLMLSGVGPAGHLKDHGIEVRADLPVGDNLHDHMFVPMTFVMDTARHKGTAPYFARGVAKEWTRGGTWVARSVFEAVGFVRSRQAGEIPDIQLHALPWSYPFPNQDAPVRHAVDKRSALTIMPTLIYPKSRGTIRLASADPSAAPVIDPGYLTEPDDARLLLDGIELVREVMASQVIAGDVKEELSPGPRYPDRKALAEELPNRATTVYHPVGSCRMGADERAVVDPGLRVRGVEGLRVADASIMPTIIGGNTNAPSMMIGEHAAKLILDAG; via the coding sequence ATGGACCGGAGCGCTGATTACGTCGTGGTGGGGGCCGGCAGCGCCGGCTGCGTGCTGGCCAGGCGGCTGGCCGAGTCCGGGGCGAGCGTCGTCCTGGTGGAGGCGGGCGGTCCGGACCGGACGCCGCTGGTCCGCAAGCCGGGGCTGATCGCCGTCTTCCACAACGTCCCGCAGCTGAAGAAGCGGCTGGACTGGGGCTTTTACAGCGCCCCGCAGAAGAACGCGCTCGACCGGAAGATCCCGCAGGTCAGGGGCCGCGTTCTCGGGGGTTCCGGGTCGATCAACGGCATGCTGTTCGTGCGCGGTCACCGCAGGAACTACGACGACTGGGCCGCCGAGGGCTGCACCGGGTGGGGCTTCGACGACGTCCTCGACAGCTACCGGCGGATGGAGAACTGGGAGGACGGCTCCTCCGACCTGCGCGGCGCGGGCGGTCCGATCCAGGTGACCCGGCAGCGGGACCTCACGTCCGCCTCCGAGGCGTTCATCGAGGCGGTCGTCCAGACGGCGGGCGTCAAGCGCAACGACGACTACAACGGCGCCGAGCAGGAGGGCGTGGGGGTCTTCCAGCAGAGCGTCGCGGACGGCCTGCGGTACAGCTCGTCCGTCGGCTACCTGGACGACCACGGCCTGCCGAACCTGAAGGTCCTCACGAACGTGGCCGTGCGGCGGGTCGTGATCGAGAAGGGCCGGGCCACGGGCGTCGAGGTCGCGGGGAAGAAGGGGAAGGCGACGATCCGGGCGTCCCGGGAGGTCGTCCTGTCGGCGGGGGCGTTCGGCTCCCCGCACCTGCTGATGCTGTCCGGCGTGGGGCCGGCCGGCCACCTGAAGGACCACGGCATCGAGGTGCGCGCCGACCTCCCCGTCGGCGACAACCTGCACGACCACATGTTCGTGCCGATGACCTTCGTCATGGACACGGCCCGCCACAAGGGCACCGCGCCCTACTTCGCCAGGGGCGTCGCCAAGGAGTGGACGCGCGGCGGGACGTGGGTGGCCCGCAGCGTGTTCGAGGCGGTCGGCTTCGTGCGCAGCAGGCAGGCGGGCGAGATCCCCGACATCCAGTTGCACGCGCTGCCGTGGTCGTACCCGTTCCCGAACCAGGACGCGCCAGTGCGGCACGCCGTCGACAAGCGCTCCGCGCTCACGATCATGCCGACGCTGATCTACCCGAAGAGCCGCGGCACGATCCGGCTCGCGTCGGCGGACCCGTCCGCGGCGCCGGTCATCGACCCCGGCTACCTCACCGAGCCCGACGACGCCCGGCTGCTGCTGGACGGCATCGAGCTCGTCCGCGAGGTCATGGCGAGCCAGGTCATCGCCGGGGACGTCAAGGAGGAGCTGTCCCCGGGGCCGCGGTACCCCGACCGGAAGGCCCTGGCCGAGGAGCTGCCGAACCGCGCCACGACCGTCTACCACCCGGTGGGGTCGTGCCGGATGGGCGCCGACGAGCGGGCCGTCGTCGACCCCGGGCTGCGCGTGCGGGGCGTCGAGGGGCTCCGCGTCGCGGACGCCTCGATCATGCCGACCATCATCGGCGGCAACACCAACGCCCCCAGCATGATGATCGGCGAACACGCCGCGAAGCTGATCCTCGACGCGGGCTGA
- a CDS encoding protein-tyrosine phosphatase family protein, protein MTLTGAIRLPDGTPIRGRGLRNPPPDGPAPDFGLYLGSGRLRRRHEPELSWPSAWIDWPDFLLPRDRDEAVRQIRALHERARSGAAVEVACGGGVGRTGTVIACLAVLSGVAPDEAVAWTREHHHPRAVETPWQRRWVTRFPP, encoded by the coding sequence ATGACGCTCACCGGCGCGATCCGGCTCCCGGACGGAACCCCGATCCGGGGACGCGGCCTGCGGAACCCGCCCCCGGACGGCCCGGCCCCCGACTTCGGGCTCTACCTGGGGTCCGGTCGCCTCCGCCGCAGGCACGAGCCGGAGCTGAGCTGGCCGTCCGCGTGGATCGACTGGCCGGACTTCCTGCTGCCCCGTGACCGGGACGAGGCCGTCCGGCAGATCCGCGCCCTGCACGAGCGGGCCCGCTCCGGCGCCGCCGTCGAGGTCGCCTGCGGAGGCGGCGTCGGCCGCACCGGAACGGTCATCGCCTGCCTGGCCGTCCTGTCCGGCGTCGCCCCGGACGAGGCCGTCGCCTGGACGCGCGAGCACCACCATCCCCGCGCCGTCGAAACCCCCTGGCAGCGCCGCTGGGTGACCCGCTTCCCGCCCTGA
- a CDS encoding CGNR zinc finger domain-containing protein translates to MLIPMGDYAAGVEVANDLVATSPDVRGAEALSGPGDLVAVLSGYDFAAYDVAPYGSTAGGGAAPSAEDVEKVRFLRGEVRAVMESGTEDEAVERAAMLAGHVGLAPVLRRDPSGRWQWYVPTARDASLVAELAAVVGVSLLGLVRALGHGRFRACAAPGCGGVFADASRAGRRRYCVPALCGNRTNVANHRARRREVAR, encoded by the coding sequence GTGCTCATTCCGATGGGCGACTACGCGGCGGGCGTCGAGGTCGCGAACGACCTGGTCGCCACGTCGCCGGACGTGCGGGGGGCCGAGGCCCTCTCCGGGCCGGGCGACCTGGTCGCCGTGCTCTCCGGGTACGACTTCGCCGCCTACGACGTCGCCCCCTATGGGTCCACCGCCGGCGGAGGCGCGGCGCCGAGCGCGGAGGACGTCGAGAAGGTCCGCTTCCTGCGCGGCGAGGTGCGCGCCGTCATGGAGTCCGGGACGGAGGACGAGGCGGTGGAGCGCGCGGCGATGCTGGCCGGGCACGTCGGGCTCGCGCCGGTGCTGCGCCGCGACCCGTCCGGCCGGTGGCAGTGGTACGTCCCGACCGCCCGGGACGCGTCCCTCGTCGCCGAGCTGGCCGCCGTCGTCGGCGTCTCGCTGCTCGGCCTCGTCCGGGCGCTCGGCCACGGCCGTTTCCGCGCGTGCGCCGCCCCCGGCTGCGGCGGCGTGTTCGCCGACGCCAGCCGCGCCGGGCGCCGCCGCTACTGCGTGCCCGCGCTGTGCGGGAACAGGACCAACGTCGCCAACCACCGCGCGCGCCGCCGGGAGGTGGCCCGATGA
- a CDS encoding ATP-dependent Clp protease ATP-binding subunit, with translation MTAGWYGPGGSDPFEEMLARFFGSRAQRRPMERISIARLMSEPARELVRDAAAQAAQWGSDDLDTDHLLWAATRQQGTRHWMVRAGADPDKIRDEIEDHARRGEPRDVPPELTPSAKRALLDSHQVSRALGSSYIGPEHLLFALALDGGSSAGRILDHEHVTPDSLQQAATGGGAGQPPAGGGQPSGTPTLDEFGRDLTALAREGRIDPVIGREDQIEETVEVLSRRTKNNPVLIGDPGVGKTAIAEGLAQRIVDDEVPETLRGKRIVQIDLGGVVAGTRYRGDFEERLKKLVDEIREHAEGLVVFIDEIHTIVGAGSAEGAMSAGNMLKPPLARGELHVVGATTIDEYRRNIEKDAALERRFQPILVPEPSADDSVEILRGLRDRYEAHHQVRFTDEALVAAVDLSSRYLTDRFLPDKAIDLIDQAGARVRLRSTRNGGRRELEQRLDQRRREKDQAVADEDYERACELRDEVSRLEKDLTETRGNGAPAAVPEVTTEDIAEVVSRISGVPVTQLTQAERERLTDLEGHLHERVIGQEDAVAAVARAVRRSRAGMGDPDRPIGGFLFLGPTGVGKTELAKALAEALFGSQDRMIRFDMSEFQERHTVSRLMGAPPGYVGYEEAGQLTDAVRRRPYSVILLDEIEKAHQDVFNVLLQLLDDGRLTDAQGRTVDFRNTVVIMTSNLGSELITGTTEIGFGASGDGGGALRDRIMRRLRESFRPEFLNRIDEIIVFRRLEEGQLRQITDLLLDETRRRLRAQDVSVAFSAEAVDWLAERGYQPEFGARPLRRTIQREVDDQLSDLLLAGDLRSGGHVEVSAVDGGLQFDVATK, from the coding sequence ATGACCGCGGGATGGTACGGACCGGGGGGATCGGACCCGTTCGAGGAGATGCTCGCCCGCTTCTTCGGGTCGCGGGCGCAGCGGCGGCCGATGGAGCGGATCAGCATCGCCCGGCTGATGAGCGAGCCCGCGCGGGAGCTGGTGCGGGACGCCGCCGCGCAGGCGGCGCAGTGGGGCAGCGACGATCTGGACACCGACCACCTGCTGTGGGCGGCGACGCGCCAGCAGGGGACGCGGCACTGGATGGTGCGGGCCGGCGCCGACCCGGACAAGATCAGGGACGAGATCGAGGACCACGCGCGGCGCGGTGAGCCCCGGGACGTCCCGCCCGAGCTGACCCCTTCGGCCAAGCGGGCGCTGCTCGACTCGCACCAGGTGTCGCGGGCGCTCGGATCGTCCTACATCGGGCCCGAGCACCTGCTGTTCGCGCTGGCGCTGGACGGCGGGTCGAGCGCGGGGCGGATCCTCGACCACGAGCACGTGACGCCCGACTCGCTCCAGCAGGCGGCGACCGGCGGAGGGGCCGGGCAGCCGCCGGCCGGCGGCGGGCAGCCGAGCGGGACGCCGACGCTGGACGAGTTCGGCCGCGACCTCACCGCCCTCGCCCGCGAGGGGCGCATCGACCCGGTGATCGGGCGCGAGGACCAGATCGAGGAGACGGTCGAGGTCCTCTCGCGGCGCACCAAGAACAACCCGGTGCTGATCGGCGACCCGGGGGTCGGCAAGACCGCGATCGCGGAGGGGCTGGCTCAGCGGATCGTGGACGACGAGGTCCCCGAGACGCTGCGCGGCAAGCGCATCGTGCAGATCGACCTCGGCGGCGTCGTCGCGGGCACCCGCTACCGGGGCGACTTCGAGGAGCGGCTGAAGAAGCTCGTGGACGAGATCCGCGAGCACGCCGAGGGCCTGGTCGTGTTCATCGACGAGATCCACACGATCGTGGGCGCGGGCAGCGCGGAGGGCGCGATGTCGGCGGGGAACATGCTGAAGCCGCCGCTCGCCCGCGGCGAGCTGCACGTGGTCGGCGCGACAACGATCGACGAGTACCGCCGCAACATCGAGAAGGACGCGGCGCTGGAGCGGCGCTTCCAGCCGATCCTCGTGCCGGAGCCGAGCGCGGACGACAGCGTCGAGATCCTGCGCGGCCTCCGCGACCGGTACGAGGCGCACCACCAGGTGCGCTTCACCGACGAGGCGCTCGTCGCGGCCGTCGACCTGTCCAGCCGCTACCTGACCGACCGGTTCCTTCCGGACAAGGCGATCGACCTCATCGACCAGGCGGGCGCCCGGGTCCGGCTGCGCAGCACGCGCAACGGCGGGCGCCGCGAGCTGGAGCAGCGCCTCGACCAGCGGCGCCGCGAGAAGGACCAGGCCGTCGCCGACGAGGACTACGAGCGGGCCTGCGAGCTGCGCGACGAGGTCTCCCGGCTGGAGAAGGACCTCACCGAGACGCGCGGGAACGGCGCTCCGGCCGCGGTCCCGGAGGTGACCACGGAGGACATCGCCGAGGTCGTCTCCCGGATCTCCGGCGTCCCCGTCACCCAGCTCACCCAGGCCGAGCGCGAGCGCCTGACGGACCTGGAGGGGCACCTGCACGAGCGCGTGATCGGGCAGGAGGACGCGGTCGCGGCGGTGGCGCGGGCCGTCCGGCGGTCCCGCGCCGGGATGGGCGATCCGGACCGGCCGATCGGCGGGTTCCTGTTCCTCGGCCCGACCGGCGTCGGCAAGACCGAACTGGCGAAGGCGCTGGCGGAGGCCCTGTTCGGCAGCCAGGACCGGATGATCCGGTTCGACATGAGCGAGTTCCAGGAGCGGCACACCGTCAGCCGCCTGATGGGCGCGCCGCCCGGGTACGTCGGCTACGAGGAGGCGGGTCAGCTCACCGACGCGGTCCGCCGCCGGCCGTACTCGGTGATCCTGCTGGACGAGATCGAGAAGGCGCACCAGGACGTGTTCAACGTCCTGCTCCAGCTCCTCGACGACGGCCGGCTCACCGACGCGCAGGGCCGCACCGTCGACTTCCGCAACACCGTCGTGATCATGACGAGCAACCTCGGCTCGGAACTGATCACCGGCACGACGGAGATCGGCTTCGGCGCGTCCGGCGACGGCGGCGGCGCGCTGCGCGACCGGATCATGCGGCGGCTGCGCGAGTCGTTCCGGCCCGAGTTCCTCAACCGGATCGACGAGATCATCGTCTTCCGGCGGCTGGAGGAGGGGCAGCTCCGCCAGATCACCGACCTGCTGCTGGACGAGACGCGCCGCCGCCTGCGCGCCCAGGACGTCTCGGTCGCCTTCAGCGCCGAGGCCGTGGACTGGCTCGCCGAGCGCGGCTACCAGCCCGAGTTCGGCGCCCGCCCGCTGCGCCGCACGATCCAGCGGGAGGTGGACGACCAGCTCTCCGACCTGCTCCTGGCCGGCGACCTGAGGTCCGGCGGGCACGTCGAGGTGTCCGCGGTGGACGGCGGCCTCCAGTTCGACGTCGCCACGAAGTAA
- a CDS encoding nitroreductase/quinone reductase family protein: MAQNQQVKARKSGKPGSVSRWLQRTMNARITRKIRRGRAKFMGMDVLVLNTVRRRSGQPRETPVSWFPDGDDAWLVVASGGGAVPVTPPRPPLTPTCCVRIPYGDGVL; the protein is encoded by the coding sequence ATGGCACAGAATCAGCAGGTGAAAGCCCGCAAGAGCGGCAAGCCCGGGTCCGTGTCGCGGTGGCTGCAGCGGACGATGAACGCCCGCATCACGCGCAAGATCCGGCGCGGCCGCGCGAAGTTCATGGGCATGGACGTCCTGGTTCTGAACACGGTGCGCCGCCGGAGCGGGCAGCCCCGCGAGACGCCCGTGTCATGGTTTCCCGATGGCGACGACGCCTGGCTGGTCGTCGCGTCCGGCGGCGGCGCCGTGCCGGTGACGCCGCCTCGCCCGCCGCTGACTCCCACTTGTTGCGTGCGGATTCCGTACGGGGACGGTGTTCTCTAG
- a CDS encoding pyridoxal-phosphate dependent enzyme: MLRTLAPEVEVICVQPSGSPAMTRSWHRRRAVTTESTDTIADGVAGRRPIPDVLDDLLLVADDAVLVEEESVVTGMRLLLDRAGLVVEPSAALGVAAVLEDRDRFADRHVVTICAAATSTRTPPVAGSACPETLRRTWPAYPGQDGTQEGPAVTPDPPSRTITDRRRRWRRRSVAAVPGEAYRFPGTLTPISTGPLTTAPSYV; the protein is encoded by the coding sequence GTGCTCAGGACCCTCGCGCCCGAGGTCGAGGTGATCTGCGTCCAGCCGTCGGGCTCGCCGGCGATGACGCGCTCCTGGCACCGGCGGCGCGCCGTCACGACCGAGTCGACCGACACCATCGCCGACGGCGTCGCCGGACGACGTCCCATCCCGGACGTCCTGGACGACCTCCTCCTGGTCGCCGACGACGCCGTCCTGGTCGAGGAGGAGTCGGTCGTCACCGGCATGCGGTTGCTCCTCGACCGCGCCGGTCTCGTGGTCGAACCGTCGGCCGCGCTCGGCGTCGCGGCGGTGCTCGAAGACCGAGACCGCTTCGCCGACCGGCACGTCGTCACCATCTGTGCGGCGGCAACGTCGACCCGGACGCCTCCCGTCGCTGGGTCCGCATGCCCTGAGACCCTTCGCCGAACGTGGCCGGCGTACCCCGGCCAGGACGGAACGCAAGAGGGCCCGGCGGTGACGCCGGACCCTCCCAGTAGGACGATCACCGATCGCCGCCGCCGATGGCGCCGGCGATCGGTCGCGGCCGTTCCCGGGGAGGCTTACCGCTTCCCGGGGACCTTGACGCCGATCTCGACGGGCCCGTTGACGACGGCCCCGTCGTATGTGTAG
- a CDS encoding SDR family oxidoreductase encodes MDARALEGKVALVTGGSRGIGRAIAHRLGRDGATVAVAYARDETAAKEVVERIREDDGRAFALREELGRHGDAARLWAAFDAHAEEYAPGGGVDIIVNNAGIGRSSDLASLTESEFDEVFAVNVRAPFFIVQQGLPRLRDGGRIINISSGVSRIAMPEIMAYGATKGALDNFTLNLAKELGPRGITANSVAPGIIDTDVNAGWLRADPRAAAQAASLAALGRVGQPEDVAGIVAFLASDDARWVTGRVIDATGGSGL; translated from the coding sequence ATGGACGCACGCGCTCTCGAAGGCAAGGTCGCACTGGTCACCGGTGGGAGCCGTGGAATCGGACGGGCCATCGCGCACCGCCTCGGCCGGGACGGAGCCACCGTCGCCGTCGCCTACGCCCGCGACGAGACGGCCGCGAAGGAGGTCGTCGAACGCATCCGCGAGGACGACGGCCGGGCCTTCGCCCTGCGGGAGGAACTGGGGCGCCACGGTGACGCGGCCCGCCTATGGGCCGCCTTCGACGCCCATGCGGAGGAGTACGCGCCGGGCGGGGGCGTCGACATCATCGTCAACAACGCGGGCATCGGCCGCAGCTCCGACCTGGCCTCGCTGACCGAGAGCGAGTTCGACGAGGTCTTCGCCGTGAACGTCCGCGCACCGTTCTTCATCGTGCAGCAGGGGCTGCCGCGGCTGCGCGACGGGGGCCGGATCATCAACATCTCCAGCGGCGTGTCCCGCATCGCGATGCCGGAGATCATGGCCTACGGCGCCACCAAGGGCGCGCTCGACAACTTCACCCTCAATCTCGCCAAGGAACTGGGGCCCCGGGGCATCACGGCCAACTCGGTCGCGCCCGGCATCATCGACACCGACGTCAACGCGGGCTGGCTGCGCGCCGACCCGCGGGCGGCGGCCCAGGCGGCGTCCCTGGCCGCGCTGGGCCGGGTCGGGCAGCCGGAGGACGTGGCCGGCATCGTGGCCTTCCTCGCCTCCGACGACGCGCGCTGGGTGACCGGACGGGTGATCGACGCGACGGGTGGATCCGGGCTGTGA
- a CDS encoding TetR/AcrR family transcriptional regulator, protein MSDTRARRGRPRGFDRDAALTAATRLFWERGYEATSVGELTEAMGIRPGSLYAAFGDKKSLFKEVVHSYGRSPVGAFMSVALDEETTARGAFARILREAAANYADPSHPAGCLTISAATNVTPQDAEVAAFLRDLRNKNLDVFEARLQAARQAGELPAAADPRAMASYFAAIIQGMSQRACDGASAAELTGIAELALAAWPAPPG, encoded by the coding sequence ATGAGCGACACACGGGCCAGGCGAGGGCGGCCGCGGGGGTTCGACCGCGACGCGGCGCTGACCGCGGCCACCCGGCTGTTCTGGGAGCGCGGTTACGAGGCCACCTCCGTCGGCGAGCTGACCGAGGCGATGGGCATCAGGCCCGGCAGCCTCTACGCGGCCTTCGGGGACAAGAAGTCACTGTTCAAGGAGGTGGTGCACAGCTACGGGCGCTCCCCCGTGGGCGCCTTCATGAGCGTCGCCCTCGACGAGGAGACCACCGCCCGCGGCGCCTTCGCCCGGATCCTGCGCGAGGCGGCCGCCAACTACGCCGACCCGTCCCACCCGGCCGGGTGCCTGACGATCAGCGCGGCCACCAACGTCACCCCGCAGGACGCCGAGGTGGCGGCCTTCCTGCGCGACCTGCGGAACAAGAACCTGGACGTCTTCGAGGCCCGCCTTCAGGCGGCCCGGCAGGCCGGCGAACTGCCCGCCGCGGCGGACCCCCGCGCCATGGCCTCGTACTTCGCCGCCATCATCCAGGGGATGTCGCAGCGCGCCTGCGATGGAGCCTCCGCAGCAGAGCTGACCGGAATCGCCGAACTGGCCCTCGCCGCATGGCCCGCACCACCCGGTTAA
- a CDS encoding lipase, with product MGSRMNTRPSAPTRRSVLAAAGTAGLSIAIAGPAGADRRPAGAERTTAGHHEGRVRLTLPKPTGPHRIGTTSLHLIDRSRRDPWSPSSAPRELMVSLWYPTRNTGGRRRARWLQPSAASLYKQQISRGLHVSLDDVDFPLTHAFQNTPVTRDRGGGHPVVLFSPGYGSMRELGTALVEDLASRGYVVVTMDHTHEAQIVEFPSGRLVLQRTPAEPNDAAIARASRVRRDDTRFVLDELAALNAGKNPDAEHCRLPHGLPGSLDLSRTGMFGHSLGGSTAAETMARDRRILAGADLDGSVGRVVAATGLDRPFLLMANADHGRDNDPSWAKFWSHLRGRRYQLRLLGSGHHTFTDLAPLAQQLIRALPVPPKVVAELTDRVGTIGADRAIAVQRAYLGAFFDLHLRHRDGRLLSRPSPRYPEIEFVP from the coding sequence ATGGGGAGCCGCATGAACACACGGCCATCTGCCCCGACGCGCCGGTCGGTTCTGGCCGCTGCCGGAACGGCGGGGCTCTCGATCGCCATCGCGGGCCCGGCCGGGGCGGACCGCCGTCCCGCCGGTGCCGAACGGACGACCGCCGGACACCATGAAGGGCGTGTACGGCTGACACTGCCGAAGCCGACCGGCCCGCATCGGATAGGCACGACATCGCTCCATCTGATCGACCGCTCGCGGCGGGACCCGTGGAGTCCATCGTCCGCTCCGCGCGAACTGATGGTCAGCCTCTGGTATCCGACCCGGAACACCGGCGGCCGCAGGCGCGCTCGCTGGCTCCAGCCGAGTGCGGCTAGCTTGTACAAGCAGCAGATCAGCCGCGGCCTTCATGTCTCACTGGACGACGTCGACTTCCCCCTCACGCACGCCTTCCAGAACACCCCCGTCACAAGAGATCGTGGCGGCGGCCATCCGGTCGTGCTCTTCTCCCCGGGCTACGGCTCGATGCGCGAACTCGGCACCGCACTGGTCGAGGATCTGGCCAGCCGCGGCTACGTGGTCGTCACCATGGACCACACCCACGAAGCCCAGATCGTGGAGTTTCCCAGCGGCCGCCTCGTCCTTCAGCGCACCCCGGCCGAACCCAACGACGCCGCCATCGCCAGGGCTTCGCGAGTACGCCGGGACGACACCCGTTTCGTGTTGGACGAACTCGCCGCCTTGAACGCCGGGAAGAATCCCGATGCCGAGCACTGCCGTCTGCCGCACGGCCTGCCGGGTTCCCTCGACCTGTCCAGGACCGGCATGTTCGGGCATTCGCTGGGCGGCAGTACCGCGGCGGAGACGATGGCCCGTGACCGCCGAATCCTCGCGGGCGCCGATCTGGACGGGAGCGTCGGCCGGGTCGTCGCCGCCACCGGCCTCGACCGCCCCTTCCTGCTGATGGCCAATGCCGACCACGGGCGCGACAACGACCCGTCCTGGGCGAAGTTCTGGTCCCATCTGCGTGGTCGGCGCTACCAACTCCGGCTGCTCGGCTCAGGCCACCACACCTTCACCGACCTGGCCCCGCTGGCGCAGCAGCTGATCAGGGCGCTCCCGGTCCCGCCCAAGGTGGTCGCCGAACTGACGGACCGCGTCGGCACCATCGGCGCGGATCGGGCCATCGCCGTCCAACGGGCCTACCTGGGCGCCTTCTTCGACCTTCATCTGCGTCACCGTGACGGCCGCCTGCTGTCCAGGCCGTCCCCGCGATACCCCGAAATCGAATTCGTCCCGTGA
- a CDS encoding DUF397 domain-containing protein — protein MRDSKAPDEPKIIMSRDDFRRFAAVLKSL, from the coding sequence GTGCGTGACAGCAAGGCCCCTGACGAGCCCAAGATCATAATGAGCCGCGACGACTTCCGCCGCTTTGCGGCAGTGCTCAAGAGCCTCTGA
- a CDS encoding Scr1 family TA system antitoxin-like transcriptional regulator produces MLEKRVYLGGGVFGVAAGGEVLNQQQLADLVNVTRSYITQVESGRTRCRRDFALRLDRALKSGATLVDAWDELLESVKSDKYPEFFANFPKAEQSASLLRAFEERIVYGLFQKEAYARALLDDEDALKNRIRRQEILYQKPGPAVSVVMV; encoded by the coding sequence GTGCTTGAGAAGCGCGTCTACCTGGGCGGCGGCGTGTTCGGTGTCGCCGCAGGGGGAGAGGTACTGAACCAGCAGCAACTCGCCGACCTGGTCAATGTGACGCGCAGTTACATCACGCAGGTCGAGTCCGGGCGGACGCGTTGCCGTCGCGACTTCGCCCTGCGGCTCGACCGGGCACTCAAGTCGGGCGCGACTCTCGTCGACGCGTGGGACGAGCTACTAGAATCCGTCAAGTCCGACAAGTACCCCGAGTTCTTTGCCAACTTCCCGAAGGCCGAACAGTCCGCGAGCCTGCTCCGCGCCTTCGAGGAGCGAATAGTTTACGGGCTGTTTCAAAAAGAGGCATATGCTCGCGCGCTTTTGGATGACGAGGATGCCCTCAAGAACAGAATAAGGCGCCAGGAGATTCTGTATCAGAAGCCTGGACCTGCCGTCTCGGTCGTAATGGTGTAG
- a CDS encoding ion channel has translation MNAQPRRARTRPLVRAALRTTLTTVALVAVYFTAPLNRSFTPVTGVALTVSLFALGALVTWQARSIARSHSPRFRTIEALGTTVALFLLVFASSYRLMSHDTPPGFSEPLTHIDALFFTITIFTSVGFADVVPISQTARALTAVQMLGDLVFLGVVAKIFLEAMRRGVEREANEPPDAAGDPWP, from the coding sequence GTGAACGCGCAACCGCGAAGAGCCCGCACCCGGCCCTTGGTCAGGGCGGCCCTGCGCACGACGCTGACCACGGTGGCTCTGGTCGCCGTGTACTTCACGGCCCCGTTGAACAGGTCGTTCACGCCGGTGACCGGCGTTGCGCTGACCGTCTCGCTGTTCGCCCTGGGGGCGCTCGTCACCTGGCAGGCGAGGTCGATCGCGCGCTCGCACTCCCCGAGGTTCCGCACCATCGAGGCTCTGGGGACGACCGTCGCGCTCTTCCTGCTGGTGTTCGCCTCCAGCTACCGCCTGATGAGCCACGACACCCCGCCCGGTTTCTCCGAGCCGCTGACGCACATCGACGCCCTGTTCTTCACCATCACGATCTTCACGTCGGTCGGTTTCGCCGACGTCGTCCCGATCTCCCAGACGGCCCGCGCCCTGACGGCCGTCCAGATGCTCGGCGACCTGGTCTTCCTGGGCGTCGTTGCCAAGATCTTCCTTGAGGCGATGCGCCGGGGCGTCGAACGCGAGGCCAACGAACCCCCCGACGCCGCCGGAGACCCCTGGCCGTAG